The sequence CCGAACTGCATCGAACGAAGCTGGTTCTCCACCACCGCAGCGGCAAGGGTGACGGGATCTTCTGGAATGTCCTGGGCCGCAAATCCCACGCCCTCGATGGATTAAATCTGTTGACCACAAACACGGCCGTGGCTGCGTTTGGGGACGTCGATGTTCCGATGGTTTGGGAGACCCTCGCGGCGGAGCTGGAGAACTCGGGCGTTCCGGACGTTGCGCAGACGCTCACAAACTGGCCCGTGTGGTTTGAGGAGCATACCCAGATCGCGTGGGCCAATTTCCTCGAATCGCTCGGCGGGGAGGTGGGCATGGTGATCACTCTCGATGAATCCCATCCAATGCCCGTTCCGTTCAGCGAAGGACTCCACGTTCCCGAGCCGGGGCTGTTGCTTGTGGTCAAGGTCAAGGACGACGCGCTGTATAATGTCATCAGCAGCAAGATGAAGGATAGCGGGATGGCACGTCTCACGGACGAGAAGGAATTGAAGGTGACTGCAATTCGGGTTCCGATTCCGATGCCTCTCGACCTCGAGCTGACAGTGGCAAGCACCAAGGGTTATCTTTTCGTGGCAAGTTCGTCCGCTTTGGTACGGGGAGCACTGGATTGCGCGAATGGACGCCAGCCTGGGTTGCGTGAACGGGCAGATGTTGCTGAGTTGCTGAAGTATCTACCGTCTGACGGGAACCAATTTTTCTACGTTGATCGGCGATTTATGGGCACGATTCAATCGGTGCAGAAAGCGCTTTTGGCGAAAGGGGATTCCAATGCGGCGCAGTCCCAGTTGATTGATCGCTTGATGCTGAGCCAGAAGCCCGCGTTCGGAATGGCAGTGGGCCGTCGTACAACAACCGGCTGGGAAAGTGTGTGCGTGGGAAGCCAGGATTCAGCCACCGCCTTCCTTGCAGCGCCGGCCGTGGGCGGGGCCGCAATGATTTCGGCGATGGTGGTCCCGGCCATTGCAAAAATGAAGGCACAGGCGGAAAGCGCGGGCGAGCAGCCTTAGCGCGACTTCGGCGCGAGTTGCAGAAGGCAGGGAATTCGGATCGAACGGTTTGTTCATGCGTTGACGGAAGTTGTCTGCTTAGACTTCAGCCGTGAAACTGATTTCATGGAACGTCAACGGGCTGCGCGCGGTGCTGCGGAAGAATTTCCTCGAGTACGTGGAGCGCGAGCAACCTGACATCCTGTGCCTCCAGGAAACCAAATGCTCTCCCGACGACGTCGAACAGCTCTGGCCTGTCAGTTACAAGACCTACTGGAATTGTGCTGAAAAGAAGGGCTATTCCGGTGTCGCGATTTTCACGCGGGAACGTCCGCTCAACGTCGTGCCACACATCGCCATCCCCGAACATGACCAGGAAGGGCGCGTGCTCATGGCTGAATTCCAGGACTTCTACGTGATCAATGTCTATGTCCCCAATTCCAAGCGCGACCTTTCGCGTTTGCCGTATCGGCAGCAATGGGACCGCGATTTTCTGCAGTACCTCAGGCAGCTTGAGAAAACCAAGCCTGTCATTTTCTGCGGCGATTTCAATGTGGCGCATTCGGAATTGGATCTCGCAAACCCGAGGAGCAATGTCGGAGGCCACGGTTTCACAAAGGAGGAGCGGGCTGGGTTTGATGCGTTTATCCAGGCAGGATTTGTCGATACGTTCCGTCACTTTGAGAGGGCGGGTGGACACTACACGTGGTGGAGTCCATTGACGGGAGCGCGCAAGCGGAACATCGGTTGGCGGCTCGATTATTTTCTCATCAGCAGCGCTCTTTTGCCGCGGCTGAAGAGTGCGTTCATTCGCAGCGAGATCGAAGGCTCGGATCATTGTCCCGTTGGCATTGAGCTGGCTTTGTAATGAATCGCGCATTGCCTTCACTCCTGTTTCCGGTCCATACAGGTTCATGCACCCGCTTGGTTTGCGAGAATTGCACCTGGCCTTGAATGGGCGATTTGTCCAATTGGACGGAACGGAAGTCGTTGCGGACTACGGTGATCCGGCTGCCGAATACACTGCGCTTCGCGACACCGCTGGCGTGCTCGATCTGAGCTTTCGCAGCCGATTGTGTCTCCTGGGTGAGGATCGGATCCGCTTCTTGCACGGTCAGGTGACCAACGACATCAAACGCTTGCGGACGTGGGAAGGCTGCTACGCCGCGCTGGTCACCGCCAAAGGGAAGATGCAGAGCGACCTAAACGTGCACATCCTGGAAAACGAAGTGCTCCTCGACTTCGAACCGGGGCTTGCTTCGCGAGTGTCGCAAAGGCTGGAAGGTTTTATCGTCGCCGATGACGTGCAGGTGGTCGATGTCGCTCCGCTTTATGGCTTGCTGCATGTGCACGGTCCTGCCGCGCCTGCTGTCGTTCAGTCCCTCGCTCTTTTCCCCACGCTGCCGGCTGCAAACCATCAGGTGGAACGGGTCAAGGACGTGACGCTGGGCGAACTCTATCTCATCAGGCAGCCACGCCTGACGACATCTGGGTTTGACCTGTTCGTGCCTGTTCCTGCGCTTGCTGCCGTTGCGGATAAACTGATCACGGCGGCGAAAGCAGCGGGGGGCCGCCCTGCGGGTTGGACTGCGTTTGAGGCAGCGCGCATCGAACGCGGCATCCCGCGGTTCGGCAGCGACATGGACGAGCAGAACTTTCCGATGGAAGCAGGCATTGCCGATCGGGCTGTCAGTTTCAACAAGGGATGTTACATCGGCCAGGAGGTTCTCAATCGCATTCACACGATGGGACATGTGAATCGCGAGTTGCGCCGCCTGGAATTTGTTTCTGACATCCCGGCACCCACACGGGGGGAATTGCTATCTGCCAATGATCGTGAATTGGGTCACGTGACGAGCGCGATTCGCATCCCCGGAACTGAAAAGGTTGTTGGCCTGGGCTACGTCCGCAGTGCGGCCGCTCAACCTGGCACGCAGTTGCAGTTGAAGGCTCCAGCCGGCACGACCGCCGTCAAGCAGGCCGCTTTGGAGCCCTTGTCTTAATCCTCAATCTCGGGCCCAGGCGGAGGCAGCATCGGGCTGTCCAGCAGTTTGCGGACAGCGCGCACCAGGCTCTCAGGTGAGAAAGGCTTTTGCAGGAAATTGACGCCTTCCACAAGCGGCGTGCCTTTAGCCGCAAGTTCCGCGCTGTAGCCGGTGACATAAATCACGCGAAGATCAGGTCTGTCGCTGCGGACTTTGTCAGCCAGCTGAAGGCCCGTCACTCCGTCGGGCATCACAAGGTCCGTGATCAGGAGGTCAATCGCGGCGCGATGCTCCTTCCAGAGTTCCAGCGCTGCGCGGCCTGAAGAAGCCTGCAGCACGCGATAACCGCAACGTTCTAGCAAGTGAATCATCAGGTTGCGCACCGCAAGATCATCTTCCACCACCATCAGCATTTCGGTGCCGCGCGGCAGCTCCTGCGGTTCAGGGGCAGTGACCTGTTGTGCCGCGGCAGGCGGCATTGCCGGAAAGAAAATTTTGAATGCGGAGCCTTTGCCAGGTTCTGATGACACAGTGATCCAGCCGTTATGCTGTTTCACGATTCCGTAAACCGTGGCGAGTCCCAGGCCCGTGCCTTTGCCCACTTCCTTTGTTGTAAAGAAGGGCTCAAAGATTCTGGGCACGATGTCGGGTCCCATGCCGCAGCCCGTGTCTGTGACGCTCAACCAGACATGGGGTCCTGGCGCGGCATCCGGGCAGTCGCCCGCCTCGGCTTCCGACAGGGTTGCCGTGCCTGTACCAATATTCAATTGTCCGCCGTGCGGCATGGCATCACGGGCGTTGACCACCAGGTTCAGGAGGATCTGCTCCAGCATTCCCACATCCCCGCGGATCAGTCCCACAGTGGGCGCATAGGTCGTCTGCAGGGTGATATCTTCCCCGACGATGCGTTGGAGCATCTTCGTCATGTGAGCAACCACATTGTTCAGGTTCACGTTCGAGATCTGCATCATTTGCTTGCGGCTGAACATGAGCAGCTGGCGGGTCAGGCCGGCTGCGCGATCCGCAGCGCGGACGATCTGCTGCGCGCAATCGCCTTTGTCGATCTTTTGCGCCATCTGCGGCAGCAACAGCAGCGAGGCATTGCCGTGAATGACCGTGAGGATGTTGTTGAAGTCGTGGGCCACCCCGCCAGCCAGGGTGCCGATCGCTTCCATTTTTTGTGACTGGCGCAACTGGGTTTCCAGGGCCTGGCGATGCTTTTCCGCGACCTTGCGTTCGGTGATGTTTCGGCTGCTGCCGCGATAACCGAGAAACTCGCCATTCGCTCCGAACACGGGAACCGCGCTGGATTCGAGGATGACCTTCAGGCCGGCGCGGTGCAGACACTCAAGCTCAACGTCCGTGAACGCACGGTGGAATGCCAGTGTGGCGTGGTGTTCGTTGAGAACCCGTTCCGCGCCTTGCGGGTCCAACAGTTCGCCGTAGTGCTTCCCGGCCAATTCAGCCGGCCGGTAACCCAGGACTTCGAAGACTCTCGGGCTGGAGAACGTGAACTTCATTTCCGCGTCCAGTTCCCAGATCCAATCGAAGGTCGTATCCACGAGGGCGCGATATCTCTCCTCGCTTCTGCGCAGGGCTTCCTCGGCAACCTTGCGCGACGTAACATCCATCGCGACGCCGGTCAACCGCTCTGGTTCGCTGTCCCGTTCCGCTGCCACGCGCCCTGAGACCGCATGCCACCGCTGCGCTCCATCAGGCCACCTGTAGCGGAACTCGCAGTTGAAATGGGTCCGTTTCTCGATCGTTCGTTGCAGCTGGCCGGCGACAGCTTCCGCGTCCAGCGGGTCAACCTGCGCAAGAAATTCGTCACGATTCGGCGGCAGATCCTCTGGGGAGCATCCCATCACCGCCGCGAACGCTTCGGACCATTTGATTTTTCCCGACGGCAAAGACATTTCCCAATAACCAATGCCCGCCGCCGTCACCGCCAACTGAAGCCGCTGCTCGGTCTCATGCAAGGCCTCCTCGGCGCGTTTGCGGGCGAAGAGGTCCATCACGATGCTTGCGATCTCCTGAATCGCGCTGACATCGTCCGCGGTGTAATCGGAATTCTTGTTCGCGATGCAGACCACCGCGGTGATTTGCCCCTGTTGGAATACGGGAACGGCGACGCGCCGCAACAAACGCAGTTCCATTGTGACTTCGTCGATCCTGAGATGTTCGGTATCACAATCGTTTTCAATGACGGGCTCGCGTGTCTCCAGCGCGCGCGCCAGCACTGCGGATTCATTCACGGGAAGCTGCTCCCGGGAAAATTGGTGGCCCATGATCTGTTTTGCTGTGCTGGAGCACGCCTGAAGCGTGATCACTTTTGCGGGGAGATCCACGAAATGGATGCATCCGATGCGGCTGGACGTAACGCGTTCGATGCGGTCGAGCGCGTGTTGCAGCAATTCTTCCGGAGAGACCTCTTCCGCCAGGCGCGACAATTCCACACGGATGCGCAGGAACGCCTCGGATCTTTTTCGCTCGTTGAGATTTCGGACAAACGCAAACAACCTCCCTCCGGCGATCGGCCAATAGGCGACGTCCACCTCGGCCTCCCACAGCGTGTCGTCCTGAGTGCGGTGGACAGTCTCAAAAAGATCGGAGCCGCTACGCCGGATTTGATCGAGCCGGCTGCGAAGGCTCTCCGATTCTGATGCGGCCTCCAGGTCGTCCACGTTCATCGACAGCAATTCATCGCGCGAATACCCGGAGCTCCGGCTGTAGGAATCGTTGGCCTCGAGAATCTGGCCGTCGAGATCCAGCATGAGGAATCCATCGGCCGATGTTTCTATAACTGCGCGGTATAAGTTCTCCCGTTCGCGCAGCGCCCGCTCCGCCTCTTTCATCTCCGTGATTTCCACGGCCGCGCCGATTGTGCGGACGAGGCGCCGGTCCTTCCCCTCGCCTTCGAAGAACGATTGCGAGCGCGAACGCAGCCAGCGAATCTGCGCCGAAGGCGTCACGATCCTCAGATCAAATGCCGCGCGTCCGTCCCCGTCGGGCCGGTGGGCCTGGTGCATGGCTGCAACCACCGAGGGCCGATCATCGGGGTAAATCTGGTTCATGAATGAAGCCATTGTCACAGGCTCCGACTCGTCGAATTCATGGATTTTCCGAAGGGAAGGCGACAAGTACACAATATTCGTCAGGTGATTGTGTTCAAACGTTCCCACGCCGGCGACCTCGGCCGCATGGCGAAGGTGCTCCTCGCTTTTTCGCAACGCTTCGTCGGCGGCTCGCCGATCCGTGATATCGCGCAACGTTCCGGAAATGCTCGCGCACGCGTGCATCGGATTGCGAACGAGCTGCGCATGCACCTCGATGCATCGGAAGCCTCCCCCTTTGTGCAGGTAGCGGACCGCATGCTGGCAGTATTCTTCCTGGCCGAGCATCATGGGCTCGAACAGATTCCAGTTTTCCTCCCGGTCCTCGGGATGAACAAAATCCATGAAAGAACGCCCGATGCTCTCCTCGACGGAATATCCCGTGATCTTCTCCCACGCAGAGTTCAGGAAGGTCCAGCGACCCTTGAGATCTCCCTGGAACACAACGTCCCTGACATTGTTGAGCACGTCTCTGTAGAGCGCCTCCTGCTGCCGCAGGTTCTCCTCCGCCTGTTTGCGCAATGTGAGGTCGACGTGCGTTCCCACGAGCCGGACAATTCGCTGGTCACGCCGAACCGCAAATGCGCGGGAAAGGATATGCACCCAGTGGCCATCCTTGTGGCGCATTCGGAACTCGAACTCGAGGCAGTCTGAGTGTCCCTCCGAGAACGCCTTTACCTGCTGCAGCGCAATCCCGCTGTCGTCGGGATGCACCAGCGCCCGCCAGGTGTCGAGGTGATCAGCCAGCTCATGCGGTTCGTAGCCGAGCATGAGCTTGTAGCGGGGCGAAAGATAGAGGTCGTCCGTCTCGAGATCCCAGTCCCAGATTCCGTCGTTCGTTCCGCGCATCGCGAACTGAAAGCGTTCCTCGCTGATTTGCAGGGCTTCCATCGCCTGGCGGCGCGCTTCCGATTCTTTTTCCAGGAGCGCGAGTTGCGCCCGGAGCCCGAAATGCAGCAGCAGGGCAGTTACGCAGATAAAACCCCATCCCTTGTAGATTTGCCACTGTTCCAGGGCGGCTTGATCGTGGACGAGTGCGTGCAGGATGCGATCGGATAGAAGAATCCAGGTGGCGCCCAGCACCCCGTAAATTAACGCGGTTCGCAGCGCGATTCCAAATGCCTTGTCCCGCACCCTCCCCTTGGAGATCCCTTCCGGCTTTTCGGTTCCCGCGCCTTTTGGCATGAAGCGAGATTTCGTCAACGAAACAACAAACGCAATACTGTTTGCGCCTGAGGAGGCTGAAATGAGCCGAAATGACAAAATAGGGTTAGAGATTTTTGGATTTTCGCCTCGCCGCGTTGCAGATCAGCTTTAACGGCGTCCTCATTGCGCGGTCCGCGTTCGCTGCTACTAAAGTCCCATTTACCGGAACTTGCCCGCTGCCCTAGCGTCGTGGGCATGAAGTGTCACCCGGCAATTTCCATCGGGCATTGCATTGCCGCATGCCTGTTGGTGGCCTTTTTTTCCCCGGCATTCGCCTGGAGCACGGCGGGACAGGGGACCGTCCAACCGATCTCGGTCCTGCGCACCGGAGCCGGCGGCCCGCTGGTCTCCGGAAGCCAGACTTTCTTCGTTCCGCAATCTGCCCAAGCCCAGCAGATCACGATTGCCGTGGGTTTCGGCACCGATGAAATCGTCCTGCCAGAAACGATTTTTGATTCGCTGACGCTTACGATCGAAGACGCGGCGGCTTCGCTCAGCGCGCTGTTCCTGACCATGGATATTACCGGGACGTTCTGGGCTCCGCCCGGCAGCGGTCTCTTTATCGATGCGGATTCGATTGGGCGCGAGCTCATTGATTTCCCGGAAATTCCCGGAGGCAGTCCCGCAAACCGCACGGCCTATTCGCTGACTCTGCCGATACCTGCCGAGATGACAGGGCACAGTCTGACCTTGTATCTCGACCTGTTTGACAACGGCAACGGTTTGCCTTCGCTCGGCTGGATGAGCCAGGTGATAGCGGTGCCCGAACCCGCGGCGGGCATGTTTGTCTTGCTGGGCGCGCTGTTGCTCGTGGCGCGCAACCGTTCCCAAAAGGCCTGAGCTTCCCTTTTCCAATGACCATTCCCGGAACTTTCCTCCGTGCGTTGCTGCGCACTGTGACGCTGTTCGCCGTCGCGACTGAACTCTGCGCGCAGGACAAAACCCTCACCGTCGGCGGGGTGCCGATCGCCCTTCAAGAAATCACGCCGCAAGTGCAGGTGAATTATTCATCGATGCGCTTCATCCGCAGCTCGAACGTCTGGAACGTCGAGGTGAGCGTTCGCAACACGGGTGGCGCGCCGCTGACTGCGCCGCTGGTTCTTTACGTTGAATCCTGGACAGGGACAGCTGGCCTGGTGAATCCCGACGGGCTCGATGGTGGGAAGCCGTATTTCGATCTGGGCAGTTCGCTCGGCGCCGGTTTGCTTCAAAGCGGGCAGTCGACCGCGTCGCGCACCTTGACGTTGCGTTCGGGCAGCGGAACGCCCGGTCTCACCACACGCGTCTATTCGCAGGCGGCTGTGCCAGCAGCGGCGATCACGTTCGCGCGTTCGCTGAATGAAGCAGGCCAGCCGCTCCCGGATGTCATCGTCGAGGAAGCGGGCCCTTCAGGTTCGAAAACCAATATCACGGATGACGTCACTGGAACTGTGACCCTTGGCGGCCGCACGGGCGCGCATCTTTGGAAGTTTTCAAAATCAGGATACCTGCCTGTCTGGCGTTCGCTGACGTTGAACACCAATGGGGTTTCTTCATTGACGGCGCCGCGCCTGACGCCCCGTTCCACGAATCACTTTGCGATCACTCCGATTTCCGGCGGCGCGTTCAGCAACGGGGTCGTCGCCATTCGGTTCGGACCGGGATCGATCGTTGGTCACGGATGGGGAACCATCACGATGCTGGACGGACAGACGCTGCCGGCTTTGCTGCCGCTCGGGTGGAGTCCGCTCTGCGCATTCTGGCTCGAATCGACACCGGCCCTGCAATCGGCCGGCGCTGCGTCGATTGTGCCGAATGACCGCGTTGCATTTTCCGAAACTGCGGCGCTCGTGCGCTGGAACGAAGCAACCGCGGCATGGGATGTGGTCCAGCTGCGGACCGGGCTGGGAACTAATGCGCTTGAATTTGTCCTGCCCGGAACCGGGGCATACTCGCTTGTGGTTGGCGACACCGGAATCTTCGCGCCGCCCGCCGCTGTCCCGGGAGCACCCCTGGCCGGCATTGCGTCCAGCTTCACCAACTTTCAAACGGTTGCCGCGCTGGGCACGGTGACCCCATCCCTGAGCCCGGCCAGCCGCGTCCCGGAACTCGTGACCGCCCGCGGGGAAGTGGTGTTCACGAACTGGAACGGCCCGCTGCCCAGCGGCCTGGTGCTGCGCACGGAGGTTTCGGAACATTACATCCTGGCTGACCATTCATCACGCATAACGCCTGCATACGAGAGCCACATCGTGGCGTATCAACGCCCCGCAGATTCAAGCCTTTCGACGCTTACGGCCACATTCCCGCTGCGTCCGCTGTTGTTGTTCGGCAGCGATGAACTTTCGCAGGCGAACGTGCATGTGGATGTTTTTGCGCCTGGAAATTTCACGGGAACGATCCTGGACGAAAAGGGCGGGCAGGTTGCAATCGGCCCGGTTCGCATCCTTTCGGGTGTCAGCAACCTGAATTCGCAATACGCCATGCAGTTGCAGCTGCTGAATCCAACCAACTTCAGTTCGCTCTCCAGCAACATTGTTGTTGCGTTCGAGATGAACGCTGGAAAGTTGCCGCAGGGGCGGCGCCTTGCGGTCCAGTTTGCCAGCCAGACGACCAACAAATTCTTCGTTCTGGCGCGCGTCCTCTCGCGCGGGGGCGTTTACGGATTGGAACCCGTCGAACGCTTCACCAGCGATTCGGCCGGTAAACTGACGAGCGTCGAACCCGCTTCCGGCGTGCGGCTGCCGGGCCTTACTGGTTCCGGGCAATACCTCCTGATTCGCGTCGGTGCACCGCAAGGGGTGATTGCCGGTGTCGCGCGGGATTCGCAGAACCAGCCGCTCGCGGGCGCTGTGATCCGCATTCCGCCGTGGACGACCTTCTCGGGTTTGGACGGCCAGTACAAGCTGCTCTCGGCCACGGGCGCGGTCCAGGTTGCCATCACCGATGTGAACACTGGCGACTCAACGCTCGCCGACGTCATGTTGAATGACTGGCAAACCGGGGTTCAGATTGACATCGGCGCCGCCGCGCAACCTCCGATCGTGATCTCCGTATTTCCGACGAACAACGCCAGTTCGGTTTCGCTGGTGACGCCAGTTTCCATCACGTTCAGCGAACCCATCAATCCCGGCAGCGTTCTTCCCTACGGCATTCAGCTCTTGGGCGCGAGCAACCAGGTCGTTCCAGCGTCCCTCTCTTTTAATCTCAAAGGCACTGTCGCGAATTTGTTGCCCATCGATCCACTTGCCGCGTTAACGGTTCACACAATCGTCATCTCTACAAACCTTGCGGATCTGACCGGCCTGAAGGTCTCGGGCCCAACTGCCTTCACCTTCAAGACAACCAGCGATTCCACCCAGCGCGACCTGGCGGCGCAAGTCATCAGCCATGAGCCGACGAACGGCGTGATGCGGATTCGAGGCACACTGGGCATCGCTGAACCGAATGCCCCTGTTGTGCTTGTAAATGAGACCACGGGCTACACCAGCACGGTGCTTGCGAAGTCGGATGGCAGCTTCGACAACGCCATTCCGGCTGATGAAGAAGATTTGTTGAGTGCGGTGTTCGTCAACGGCAACGGGTCGCGTGATGTGATTCCTGTGAGCCGGCAGATTTACCGCGACGGCAGCGTGGGCCTGTTCAACGGCGGCGGAACCATCGAGGCAACCAATGCGCAAGGCACGGTTCAGGTCCTGGTGGAGCCAGGCTCCGTTCCCGGCCGCACGAAGTTCAAGATTGCGGCACTGGACACCGCGGCTCTCCCGGCGTTTGTGACGAATGTCCCGCCCGGTTCGCCGAAGCCTTTGGGCGGGCTCGTGGTGCGGCTGAGCGGCGATGCCTTAAACCAGTCGATGGACGTCTCCATTCCAATCAACGTTGCGGAATTGGGTTTGCCTGAAGGCGAGCATCCGACGAATGCCACGTTCTGCCTGGCAATCCCGAGGGAGGATGTCGTCAACGGCATCACCAATACGATTTACGAAATCATCGACCGCATGCAGTTCGAGAACGGGCGGCTGGTGACGCATTCGCCGCCGTTCTACGGCTTGCTGCCCGCGCTGAACATCGACCTGCTCACCGTGCCCCTCTTCATGAGCGTCGGGCATCAGATGACGATTGCAGGGCGCGTTTATTCCGCGCAGTTGGATAACTACGGGAAACCGATTCCAGGAACGGAAAAAAACCTGCAGGGCGCTGTGGTGAGCGCAGTGCCGCCCGGCCAGCCGCAGGGAATTCCTGGACGCTTGCGTCCGGGAACCGTCATGGCGGCCGCGGGTGGAACCAACTCGAGTTACGCAATGATGGTTGTGGTGACTGAAGCGGCGCCGGCTGTTGTCACGGCGTCGCACCCGCGTTTCCCTGGCGCCGCGCCGATCGCGTTTGTTCCAGCCATGTCCCAGGCAGAACGATTTTCACTCGGCAACTTCTTCAAGCCGGTGGACATCGTGTTCCCGACCCGCGATGCGCTCGACCTGAGCTCGCCCACGCTGCTGTTTTCGCATTCGCCCGAACGGCCTGATCCCGGCAGCAATGCTGTCGTGAAAATTATCGCGACCGACAACGCGTCGCGTCCTGCACTTTCGATTTCCATCGCAGAGGCCGTTGCGCTTGGGTTTGGAACGAACATTCCCGTCAGTGAAATTGAGTTGGGCCTCGATGTGAGCGAAGACCTGGGCGCGTTCACGCGGCGCGAGACGTGGCTGGTCTCCGCTCCGCTCGCTGCGCGGGTGCTCGTACAGGCGCGCGCCACCGATGACTCCGGAAACGAAGTCACCAGCGCGTACCCGATCTTCTTTGGCGGCAGCGAACCGATCTCGACCAACACCATTCCCGCACCTGATCCCAATGACGTCACGGGTCCGTTTGTGATATCGTCGATCCCATCCCGCGGCGGCGTGGGCGTGGCGCCCGGCCAATCCATCGTGCTGCGCTTTGACGAGCCGATCGATCGATCGATTCTGATCGATCCCACCGTCATCAGCCTCATGCCCGGAAACTTGCGGGCAACTCCGCGGCTGAGCGACGACCAGATGGAACTCACGCTTAACTTCCCGGGAATTCAGCCCGGCAAGGAGTACACGTTGACCGTCAACTCAGGCGTGCGCGATCTGTCAGGAAATCGCCTCGACCAGGATCCCACGGTCGACGGCAACAACAGCTTTGTCCTGACTTTCACCACTGCGGAAATGCTGACGGGCACGCTGCCGAATCTCAATTCCGGTGGTGGCGCGGTCGTTCGCGGGATCTATGCGTATGTGCTCGACCGGGCAGCGCAGCCGAGCGGCGCAGTCGCCATCTACGATCTTTCGAATCCTGCAGCGCCGCGCCGCGCCGCGCAGTTCCTGCTGGGCGGCGGGTATCCCCGCGACCTCGTCCTCATCCCGAATTACTCATTCGTGCGCACAACAAACGGCCCTGTCGTCACGAAGGACTTGCTGGCGGTGGTGGGCGGCTACACGGGCTTTGGACGCAGCCAGTACCTGCGCGTCATCGACATCAGCGATCCGCTGAACCCGCAGTGGGAAGCGGGCGTTGCCCTCTCGCTCAATCCTGAAGCGGTGGTTTCGCGCGTGCAATGGTCCGCTCCCTATCTCGGCTATCTCGAAAGCGGCTCCGTCAATTCGGTCGGCGTCATCGACCTGCAAACGCTGATTTTGTTTGAGAACATGAGTTCGGCGGAATATCTGAGAATGCCCGAAGGAGGCTTTGCAGGCCTGGACGCGAACGGCGACGGCGACTACGTGGATGCGGGCGATCAACTGCCACTGCCAGCGAGCGAACCTGTGAACTTCGCTGGCAAGATCTTCAGCTTCACGCTGAATGACAGCGACTCGTGGATCAACGATTTCGCACTCGCGGACAACGGTCAGTTCCTTGGCGTCGTCACGGATCCGGGACATCGTTTCGGCACGAACGGCAGTCCGACGGTTGAAATCATGCCGCCCCAGTACCGCACCCTCTACAGCGCGGGAACGTTTCCGGAAGGCGAACTGGCGTCGTATACATTCACGAACGCCCGCCCGCGGCGGGTGCTGCTGATGTCTGATTTTCCTGTGATCGACAACCAGCAACTCCGCCTCGCGCGGCTGGCGCTGATCTCAGTGCGTGTTGACTCTGGCTTTGAACATCAACAGACAAATCGGCTGGTTGTGCTGGACGTAACGTTGCCGATCGATCCGACCCTGTTTGCGGAGATTCCGATTCCGGCGGAGAACGGGACTTCAATTTATTCGGCGATTCGCCGCGAAGACGGAATGCTCCTTCTCGCGACGGAGAAGGACATCTTGATCATCGATCCCGCGTGGTTCCGT is a genomic window of Verrucomicrobiia bacterium containing:
- a CDS encoding PAS domain S-box protein translates to MPKGAGTEKPEGISKGRVRDKAFGIALRTALIYGVLGATWILLSDRILHALVHDQAALEQWQIYKGWGFICVTALLLHFGLRAQLALLEKESEARRQAMEALQISEERFQFAMRGTNDGIWDWDLETDDLYLSPRYKLMLGYEPHELADHLDTWRALVHPDDSGIALQQVKAFSEGHSDCLEFEFRMRHKDGHWVHILSRAFAVRRDQRIVRLVGTHVDLTLRKQAEENLRQQEALYRDVLNNVRDVVFQGDLKGRWTFLNSAWEKITGYSVEESIGRSFMDFVHPEDREENWNLFEPMMLGQEEYCQHAVRYLHKGGGFRCIEVHAQLVRNPMHACASISGTLRDITDRRAADEALRKSEEHLRHAAEVAGVGTFEHNHLTNIVYLSPSLRKIHEFDESEPVTMASFMNQIYPDDRPSVVAAMHQAHRPDGDGRAAFDLRIVTPSAQIRWLRSRSQSFFEGEGKDRRLVRTIGAAVEITEMKEAERALRERENLYRAVIETSADGFLMLDLDGQILEANDSYSRSSGYSRDELLSMNVDDLEAASESESLRSRLDQIRRSGSDLFETVHRTQDDTLWEAEVDVAYWPIAGGRLFAFVRNLNERKRSEAFLRIRVELSRLAEEVSPEELLQHALDRIERVTSSRIGCIHFVDLPAKVITLQACSSTAKQIMGHQFSREQLPVNESAVLARALETREPVIENDCDTEHLRIDEVTMELRLLRRVAVPVFQQGQITAVVCIANKNSDYTADDVSAIQEIASIVMDLFARKRAEEALHETEQRLQLAVTAAGIGYWEMSLPSGKIKWSEAFAAVMGCSPEDLPPNRDEFLAQVDPLDAEAVAGQLQRTIEKRTHFNCEFRYRWPDGAQRWHAVSGRVAAERDSEPERLTGVAMDVTSRKVAEEALRRSEERYRALVDTTFDWIWELDAEMKFTFSSPRVFEVLGYRPAELAGKHYGELLDPQGAERVLNEHHATLAFHRAFTDVELECLHRAGLKVILESSAVPVFGANGEFLGYRGSSRNITERKVAEKHRQALETQLRQSQKMEAIGTLAGGVAHDFNNILTVIHGNASLLLLPQMAQKIDKGDCAQQIVRAADRAAGLTRQLLMFSRKQMMQISNVNLNNVVAHMTKMLQRIVGEDITLQTTYAPTVGLIRGDVGMLEQILLNLVVNARDAMPHGGQLNIGTGTATLSEAEAGDCPDAAPGPHVWLSVTDTGCGMGPDIVPRIFEPFFTTKEVGKGTGLGLATVYGIVKQHNGWITVSSEPGKGSAFKIFFPAMPPAAAQQVTAPEPQELPRGTEMLMVVEDDLAVRNLMIHLLERCGYRVLQASSGRAALELWKEHRAAIDLLITDLVMPDGVTGLQLADKVRSDRPDLRVIYVTGYSAELAAKGTPLVEGVNFLQKPFSPESLVRAVRKLLDSPMLPPPGPEIED
- a CDS encoding glycine cleavage T C-terminal barrel domain-containing protein; this encodes MHPLGLRELHLALNGRFVQLDGTEVVADYGDPAAEYTALRDTAGVLDLSFRSRLCLLGEDRIRFLHGQVTNDIKRLRTWEGCYAALVTAKGKMQSDLNVHILENEVLLDFEPGLASRVSQRLEGFIVADDVQVVDVAPLYGLLHVHGPAAPAVVQSLALFPTLPAANHQVERVKDVTLGELYLIRQPRLTTSGFDLFVPVPALAAVADKLITAAKAAGGRPAGWTAFEAARIERGIPRFGSDMDEQNFPMEAGIADRAVSFNKGCYIGQEVLNRIHTMGHVNRELRRLEFVSDIPAPTRGELLSANDRELGHVTSAIRIPGTEKVVGLGYVRSAAAQPGTQLQLKAPAGTTAVKQAALEPLS
- a CDS encoding exodeoxyribonuclease III produces the protein MKLISWNVNGLRAVLRKNFLEYVEREQPDILCLQETKCSPDDVEQLWPVSYKTYWNCAEKKGYSGVAIFTRERPLNVVPHIAIPEHDQEGRVLMAEFQDFYVINVYVPNSKRDLSRLPYRQQWDRDFLQYLRQLEKTKPVIFCGDFNVAHSELDLANPRSNVGGHGFTKEERAGFDAFIQAGFVDTFRHFERAGGHYTWWSPLTGARKRNIGWRLDYFLISSALLPRLKSAFIRSEIEGSDHCPVGIELAL